Proteins co-encoded in one Mycobacterium mantenii genomic window:
- the bluB gene encoding 5,6-dimethylbenzimidazole synthase yields MADVTGEPFSPQERRAVYRVIAERRDMRRFVPGAVVDEAVLARLLQAAHAAPSVGLMQPWRFIRITDAALRRRIHALVDEERPRTAAALGERAEEFLALKVEGILECAELFVVALGDDRDAHVFGRRTLPQMDLASVSCAIQNLWLAARSEGLGMGWVSLFDPQRLASLLGMPPGAEPVAILCLGPVPEFPDRPALELDGWAVGRPLSEFVCENRWGRLPTP; encoded by the coding sequence ATGGCTGACGTGACCGGTGAGCCATTCAGCCCGCAAGAGCGGCGCGCCGTCTATCGCGTCATCGCCGAGCGCCGTGACATGCGCCGGTTCGTTCCCGGCGCGGTGGTGGACGAGGCCGTGCTGGCGCGACTGCTGCAGGCCGCACACGCCGCACCCAGCGTCGGCCTGATGCAGCCGTGGCGCTTCATCCGGATCACCGATGCGGCGCTGCGGCGGCGCATTCACGCCCTGGTCGACGAGGAACGCCCACGCACGGCCGCCGCCCTCGGCGAGCGAGCCGAGGAGTTCCTGGCGCTCAAGGTGGAGGGCATCCTCGAGTGCGCGGAACTGTTCGTGGTCGCGCTGGGCGACGACCGCGACGCGCACGTGTTCGGCCGGCGAACACTCCCCCAGATGGATCTGGCGTCGGTGTCCTGTGCGATCCAGAACCTGTGGCTGGCGGCCCGGTCCGAAGGCCTCGGCATGGGCTGGGTGTCGCTGTTCGATCCGCAACGGCTGGCGTCGCTGCTGGGCATGCCGCCCGGCGCCGAGCCGGTGGCCATCCTGTGCCTGGGGCCGGTGCCCGAATTTCCCGATCGCCCGGCGCTGGAATTGGACGGCTGGGCCGTCGGGCGACCGTTGTCGGAGTTCGTCTGCGAGAACCGATGGGGCCGGCTGCCGACGCCCTGA
- a CDS encoding sulfatase family protein, with protein MTQLAPSDKANQKQNTGQKDNVLIVHWHDLGRYLGAYGHPDVSSPRLDRLAAEGILFTRAHATAPLCSPSRGSLFTGRYPQSNGLIGLAHHGWEYRDGIRTLPQILAESGWYSVLFGMQHETSYPKRLGFDEFDVSNSYCDYVVEKAEEWLRQSAENLDGQPFLLTAGFFETHRPYPRDRYTPADSAEVDLPDYLPDTPEVRGDLADFYGAISAADAAVGRLLDALADTGLNATTWVVFFTDHGPAFPRAKSTLYDAGTGIGMIIRPPTNRAVPPGVYDELFSAVDLVPTLLVLLGIDAPADDIDGVSHASVLLEPDPKTAPVRDHVYTMKTYHDSFDPIRAIRTKDYSYIENYVPRPLLDLPLDIEESPSGLAVAPFVKAPRPERELYDLRTDPTETNNLLADDGAGADEVAADLAVLLHDWRQRTGDVIPSEFAGTRISARYTETYLQIHFAKPTPRSAIAADRGIEEDQPTQR; from the coding sequence GTGACGCAATTGGCGCCGAGCGACAAAGCGAACCAAAAACAGAACACGGGCCAAAAAGACAACGTGCTGATCGTGCACTGGCACGACTTGGGCCGTTACCTCGGCGCTTACGGCCACCCCGACGTATCGAGCCCGCGACTGGACCGCCTTGCCGCCGAGGGCATCCTGTTCACCCGGGCGCACGCCACCGCGCCGCTGTGCTCGCCGTCGCGCGGATCGCTGTTCACCGGCCGCTACCCGCAGAGCAACGGTCTCATCGGGTTGGCCCACCACGGGTGGGAATACCGCGACGGGATCCGGACCCTGCCCCAGATATTGGCCGAATCAGGCTGGTACTCGGTGCTTTTCGGCATGCAGCACGAGACCTCCTACCCGAAGCGATTGGGCTTCGACGAGTTCGACGTATCGAATTCCTACTGCGACTACGTGGTCGAGAAGGCCGAGGAGTGGCTGCGGCAAAGCGCCGAAAACCTTGACGGCCAGCCGTTTCTGCTGACCGCGGGCTTCTTCGAGACACACCGGCCCTATCCGCGGGACCGATACACGCCCGCGGACAGCGCCGAGGTGGATCTGCCCGATTACCTGCCCGACACCCCCGAGGTCCGCGGCGACCTCGCCGATTTCTACGGGGCGATCAGCGCCGCCGACGCCGCCGTCGGGCGGTTGCTGGACGCGCTGGCCGACACCGGTCTGAACGCCACCACCTGGGTGGTGTTCTTCACCGATCACGGCCCGGCGTTCCCCCGGGCGAAATCCACGCTGTACGACGCCGGTACCGGCATCGGCATGATCATCCGTCCGCCCACCAACCGGGCCGTGCCTCCCGGCGTCTACGACGAACTGTTCAGCGCGGTCGACTTGGTCCCAACATTGTTGGTGCTGTTGGGAATTGACGCTCCGGCCGACGACATCGACGGCGTCTCACACGCGTCCGTCCTGCTGGAGCCGGATCCGAAAACCGCACCGGTGCGCGATCACGTGTACACCATGAAGACCTACCACGACTCGTTCGATCCGATTCGCGCGATCCGCACCAAGGATTACAGCTACATCGAGAATTATGTGCCGCGGCCCCTGCTGGATCTGCCGTTGGACATCGAGGAAAGCCCGTCGGGGCTGGCCGTCGCTCCGTTCGTCAAGGCGCCGCGGCCCGAGCGTGAACTCTACGATCTGCGCACCGACCCCACCGAGACCAACAACTTGCTGGCCGACGACGGCGCCGGCGCGGACGAGGTCGCGGCTGATCTTGCTGTGCTGCTGCATGATTGGCGCCAGCGCACCGGCGACGTCATCCCGTCGGAGTTCGCCGGCACCCGCATCTCCGCGCGGTACACCGAAACGTATCTGCAGATCCACTTCGCCAAGCCGACCCCACGCTCGGCCATCGCCGCCGACCGGGGCATCGAGGAAGACCAGCCCACGCAGCGCTAG
- the eccE gene encoding type VII secretion protein EccE has protein sequence MSKHRMPTVGSARITLALLAIVPAVMAYPWHTPRDYWLLGIAAAIVIVLFGWWGGLHFTTILRRRLAMIQRGNAVPVSTSDTAATALIRLGAPGDDPDVLPLPLIASYLDRYGIRVDKLRITSRDNASDASRRETWIGLTVSAPDNLAALQARSSRIPLHETAQVAARRLADHLREIGWEATTVAADDAPRLLTSNPRERWRGVQRGASDYLAAYQIQVDDALPETLEAIRSYSARETCTALEIAGDKSRPTVAVACALQTDTGPDGKAPVDGLTPQRGNHLPALTALDLLSTRRLDGHTAVPNELLSQLYWPTLAGAADRASLAETDAADTVEVVRT, from the coding sequence GTGAGCAAGCACCGGATGCCGACCGTCGGCAGCGCTCGAATCACGTTGGCGCTGCTGGCCATTGTGCCCGCGGTCATGGCCTACCCGTGGCATACGCCCCGCGACTACTGGTTGCTCGGCATCGCGGCCGCCATCGTGATCGTGTTGTTCGGCTGGTGGGGCGGTCTGCATTTCACCACCATCCTGCGCCGGCGCCTGGCGATGATCCAACGCGGCAATGCGGTTCCCGTAAGCACATCCGACACGGCGGCAACCGCCCTCATTCGCCTCGGCGCCCCGGGGGACGATCCCGATGTGCTGCCGCTCCCGCTGATCGCGAGCTACCTGGACCGCTACGGCATCCGGGTGGACAAGCTGCGAATCACCAGCCGCGACAACGCCTCCGACGCATCGCGACGCGAGACCTGGATCGGGTTGACCGTGTCGGCGCCCGACAATCTCGCTGCGCTGCAGGCGCGCTCATCGCGAATCCCGTTGCACGAGACCGCACAGGTCGCGGCACGCCGGCTGGCCGACCATCTACGGGAGATCGGTTGGGAAGCGACCACCGTCGCGGCCGACGACGCGCCCCGGCTGTTGACCTCAAACCCCCGCGAGAGGTGGCGGGGAGTGCAGCGCGGCGCCTCGGATTACCTCGCCGCGTACCAAATCCAGGTCGACGACGCACTGCCGGAGACCTTGGAGGCGATCCGGTCGTATTCGGCCCGCGAAACCTGTACCGCGCTGGAAATCGCCGGCGACAAAAGCCGGCCCACCGTTGCGGTGGCCTGTGCGTTGCAAACCGACACCGGCCCGGACGGCAAGGCGCCGGTGGACGGGTTGACCCCGCAGCGCGGAAATCACCTGCCCGCGTTGACGGCGCTGGACCTGTTGTCCACGCGGCGGCTGGACGGACACACCGCCGTGCCGAATGAGCTTCTCTCGCAGCTCTATTGGCCCACCCTGGCCGGTGCCGCCGATCGGGCCTCGCTCGCCGAGACCGACGCCGCCGACACCGTCGAGGTGGTCAGAACATGA
- a CDS encoding L,D-transpeptidase family protein gives MHRLLTSLCAAACVIFAAVVLSPISAAAGAPWFANAVGDATQVVSVVSTGGSNATMEIFQRTGTGWQSLRSGIPTHVGSAGMAPQAKSGVPATPMGVYSLDSAFGTAPNPGTGLPYTQVSGPNYWWSGDDHSPTFNSMQVCQKAQCPFNTGDSENLQIPQYKHAVVMGVNKNKTPGGGAAFFFHTTDNKPTEGCVAVDDAQLVSIMKWLRPGAVIAITK, from the coding sequence ATGCACCGACTGCTCACTTCACTGTGCGCCGCGGCGTGCGTGATCTTCGCCGCGGTGGTGCTGTCGCCGATCAGTGCCGCGGCCGGCGCCCCCTGGTTCGCGAACGCGGTTGGCGATGCGACCCAGGTGGTTTCGGTGGTGAGCACCGGCGGTTCGAACGCCACCATGGAGATCTTCCAGCGCACCGGCACCGGCTGGCAGTCGCTGCGGTCCGGCATTCCCACCCACGTCGGTTCGGCGGGGATGGCACCGCAGGCCAAGAGCGGTGTGCCGGCCACCCCGATGGGCGTGTACAGCCTCGACTCCGCGTTCGGTACGGCGCCGAATCCCGGGACCGGCCTGCCCTACACCCAGGTCTCCGGGCCCAACTACTGGTGGAGCGGCGACGACCACAGCCCCACGTTCAACTCGATGCAGGTGTGCCAGAAGGCGCAGTGCCCGTTCAACACGGGCGACAGCGAGAACCTGCAGATCCCGCAGTACAAGCACGCGGTCGTGATGGGCGTCAACAAGAACAAGACCCCGGGCGGGGGAGCCGCGTTCTTCTTCCACACCACGGACAACAAACCCACCGAGGGCTGCGTGGCGGTCGACGACGCTCAGCTGGTGTCGATCATGAAATGGCTGCGGCCCGGTGCCGTCATCGCCATCACCAAGTAG
- a CDS encoding alpha/beta hydrolase family protein, with the protein MATDSDPIDPPIPVPDVPGADLSAGAGGLPPHSALSPRQRMVVEASAFGDLALRTWVASLLTTTVAPFVVANTLRQSDPAAERGNLDFYAELGAAADPARSFPPPTGVPEVTSRRASPLAEWIARGTVDNIAFPSSFTAINPAMRAQWDAWGSNNIVRAQHWRHDDGPRPTLCVIHGFMGSSYLANGRFFSLPWYYRAGYDVLMYTLPFHGKRAEKYSPFSGFGYFAGGLSGFAEAMAQAVHDFRSIIDYLHHTGVDRIALTGISLGGYTSALVASVDDRLEAVIPNCPVVTPSTLFDEWFPANVLVRLGLRLSDIGQDDLAAGLAYHSPLNYRPLAPRDRRMIITGLGDRMAPPDHAVKLWQHWDRCALHWFPGSHVIHVSQLDYLRRMTAFLQEVMF; encoded by the coding sequence GTGGCGACCGACTCAGATCCGATCGACCCGCCCATCCCCGTTCCGGACGTCCCCGGCGCCGATCTATCGGCCGGCGCCGGCGGATTACCCCCCCACTCGGCGTTGTCGCCACGTCAGCGAATGGTAGTCGAGGCATCCGCCTTCGGCGATCTGGCCCTGCGCACTTGGGTGGCCTCGCTGCTCACCACCACGGTGGCGCCGTTCGTGGTCGCCAACACCCTGCGGCAGTCCGATCCCGCCGCCGAGCGGGGCAACCTCGACTTCTACGCCGAGTTGGGCGCGGCCGCGGACCCGGCGCGATCCTTTCCGCCACCCACCGGGGTGCCCGAGGTCACGTCGCGGCGGGCCAGTCCCCTGGCTGAGTGGATCGCGCGCGGCACCGTCGACAACATCGCGTTCCCCAGCAGCTTTACGGCAATCAACCCCGCCATGCGCGCGCAGTGGGACGCTTGGGGATCCAACAACATCGTGCGCGCACAGCATTGGCGCCACGACGACGGACCACGTCCCACCCTGTGCGTCATTCACGGCTTCATGGGATCGTCGTACCTGGCCAACGGCCGGTTCTTTTCGTTGCCCTGGTACTACCGGGCGGGCTACGACGTGCTGATGTACACGTTGCCCTTTCACGGCAAGCGGGCCGAAAAGTACTCACCCTTCAGCGGTTTCGGCTATTTCGCCGGTGGGCTGAGTGGTTTCGCCGAGGCCATGGCCCAGGCCGTGCACGACTTCCGTTCCATCATCGACTATTTGCACCACACCGGGGTTGACCGCATCGCGCTGACCGGGATCTCGCTGGGCGGCTACACCTCGGCGCTGGTGGCCTCGGTCGACGACCGGCTCGAGGCCGTCATCCCCAACTGTCCGGTGGTCACCCCGTCGACGTTGTTCGACGAATGGTTCCCGGCCAACGTGCTGGTCCGGTTGGGTTTACGCCTCTCCGACATCGGCCAAGACGACCTTGCGGCCGGGCTGGCCTACCACAGCCCGCTCAATTACCGGCCGCTGGCGCCCCGGGACCGCCGGATGATCATCACCGGACTCGGTGACCGGATGGCGCCGCCCGACCACGCCGTCAAGCTATGGCAACACTGGGATCGGTGTGCGCTGCACTGGTTTCCGGGCAGCCACGTGATTCACGTGAGCCAGCTGGATTACCTGCGCCGGATGACCGCGTTCCTGCAGGAGGTCATGTTCTGA
- a CDS encoding trans-aconitate 2-methyltransferase produces MWDPDVYLAFADQRGRPFYDLLSRVGADRARRVVDLGCGPGHLTKYLARRWPDAVIEAMDSSPEMVAAAKERGIDAVTGDLRDWKPKPDTDVVVSNAALHWVPEHADLLLRWAGELASGSWIGVQMPGNFESPSYAAVRALARREPYAKLLRDIPFRVGAVVQPPAHYANLLLDAGCKVDVWETTYLHQLTGEHPVLEWITGTALVPVRERLDDETWEQFREELIPLLRDAYPPRSDGTTIFPFRRVFVVAEVGGSSRSAG; encoded by the coding sequence ATGTGGGATCCGGACGTCTACCTGGCCTTCGCCGACCAGCGCGGCCGCCCGTTCTACGATCTGCTGTCGCGGGTGGGGGCCGACCGGGCGCGTCGCGTCGTCGATCTCGGTTGCGGCCCCGGCCACCTGACGAAGTATCTGGCCCGGCGCTGGCCCGACGCGGTGATCGAGGCGATGGACAGCTCGCCGGAGATGGTGGCCGCCGCGAAGGAGCGCGGCATCGACGCGGTCACCGGCGACCTGCGCGACTGGAAGCCCAAACCCGACACCGACGTGGTGGTCAGCAACGCGGCCCTGCACTGGGTGCCCGAGCACGCCGACCTGCTGCTCCGGTGGGCGGGGGAGCTGGCGTCCGGATCGTGGATCGGTGTCCAGATGCCGGGCAATTTCGAGTCGCCGTCCTACGCGGCGGTGCGGGCACTGGCCCGACGGGAGCCGTACGCGAAGTTGCTGCGCGACATACCCTTTCGGGTAGGGGCGGTGGTTCAGCCGCCGGCGCACTACGCCAATCTGCTGCTCGACGCGGGATGCAAGGTCGACGTGTGGGAGACCACCTATCTGCACCAGCTGACCGGCGAGCACCCGGTGCTGGAATGGATCACCGGCACGGCGCTGGTTCCGGTACGCGAGCGGCTCGACGACGAGACTTGGGAGCAGTTCCGCGAGGAGCTGATCCCGCTGCTGCGCGACGCCTACCCGCCCCGATCCGACGGCACGACGATCTTCCCGTTCCGGCGGGTGTTCGTCGTCGCCGAGGTGGGAGGCTCGAGCCGCTCAGCTGGGTAG
- a CDS encoding phosphatase PAP2 family protein, with the protein MTRPRTPVVAWIAVLAAAVYAVLWVGCARQWTWLYRMDWSLLNAARDFAVKHPMWLRFWEGVSYALGPVPMSVLGIAVTVFALAMRKLRAALVLAVACGPLNEFATAAAKALVNRPRPATMLIAASSSSFPSGHALEATAALLAVLCFFFPMMNRVIRRIAVGAVAVSVPAVGISRVALNVHYPSDVLAGWSLGYLYLLLCLLLFRPPIERSAIPERAAEPAAMP; encoded by the coding sequence ATGACTCGCCCGAGGACGCCGGTGGTCGCGTGGATCGCAGTGTTGGCCGCGGCTGTGTACGCGGTGCTGTGGGTCGGTTGCGCTCGGCAGTGGACGTGGCTGTACCGGATGGACTGGTCGCTGCTGAACGCGGCCCGCGACTTCGCGGTCAAACACCCGATGTGGTTGCGGTTTTGGGAGGGCGTGTCCTATGCGTTGGGCCCGGTCCCGATGTCTGTGCTGGGCATCGCGGTGACGGTGTTCGCCCTGGCGATGCGCAAGCTGCGGGCCGCGCTGGTGCTGGCCGTTGCGTGCGGCCCGCTCAACGAGTTCGCGACCGCGGCGGCCAAGGCCCTGGTCAACCGGCCGCGCCCGGCCACCATGCTGATCGCCGCGTCGTCCAGCTCGTTTCCGTCCGGGCATGCACTGGAGGCGACGGCCGCCCTGCTCGCGGTGTTGTGCTTCTTCTTTCCGATGATGAACCGGGTGATCCGCCGCATCGCGGTTGGGGCGGTGGCGGTGTCGGTGCCGGCGGTCGGCATCTCCCGGGTGGCGCTGAACGTGCACTACCCGTCCGACGTGCTGGCCGGATGGTCACTCGGATACCTGTATTTGCTGTTGTGCCTCTTGCTTTTTCGGCCCCCGATCGAACGATCCGCCATCCCCGAGCGCGCGGCCGAACCCGCTGCCATGCCCTAA
- a CDS encoding Hsp70 family protein: MYDPLGLSIGTTNLVAARNGSPPVSRRCVLTLYPHCAPKIGAPEENPYLAEPGVPMKGFIERIGDSVALVSPDGSAHEPQLLTVEALDAMVLAAGADASSSEISIAVPAHWKPATVQTLRDALRTHLGFVRSGMAPRLVSDAIASLTAVRSELGLPDEGVVGLLDFGGSGTSATLVNVAEDFELVSATMRYAALSGDEIDQELQLRAFEELGRGSGLDPASTAGVGELSELREQCRAGKERLSTEMATDITAVLGGRSCSLTLTQDDLEELIQDRLTGFIYAFDEMLVRYRKSWSDLAAVVTVGGGARIPLVTERLSMHGRTPILTPSQPALAAASGALILASRGCELDLRTRTSIGLLASSDAAGDVVDLGAGDVLVIDDEALTDRELAWSQTEYPGDLRMRFGGETYDEDGPAGWSMRLNVIEPPRERRPWLRLRFSQLVIGMSAVVAMTAIGGVAYTLTGIENRQAPPAPSVAPRPAPPANSVAPRPAAPPPPTAVPPPPPPPSAQPIPSPAPPPPEPPPSPPPPPPPVVVTTAPPAPVYTPKHTAPPTTAPPQPTVTTTVPPPPMETTTPPPPPPMETTTTTTVPMTTEWIRVPLLPVPIPVPVPQKQAPATPQYPQYPQYPQNEYPQYPQNEYPQYPGNSQNPFLGPGY, encoded by the coding sequence ATGTACGACCCACTCGGGTTGTCGATCGGGACCACGAACCTGGTCGCTGCGCGTAACGGAAGCCCACCGGTTAGCCGCCGTTGTGTGCTTACCCTTTATCCGCACTGTGCACCGAAAATCGGTGCACCCGAAGAGAACCCGTACCTAGCCGAGCCCGGCGTACCGATGAAGGGCTTTATCGAGCGCATCGGTGATTCCGTCGCGCTGGTGTCGCCCGACGGTTCGGCGCACGAGCCGCAGCTGCTGACGGTGGAGGCACTGGACGCGATGGTGCTCGCAGCCGGTGCGGATGCTTCAAGCTCGGAGATCTCCATCGCCGTGCCCGCGCATTGGAAACCCGCGACGGTGCAGACGTTGCGGGACGCGCTGCGAACCCATCTGGGCTTCGTGCGAAGCGGTATGGCCCCGCGGCTGGTTTCGGACGCGATCGCGTCGCTGACCGCGGTGCGCTCCGAACTCGGCCTGCCGGACGAGGGCGTGGTCGGGTTGCTCGACTTCGGTGGCAGCGGCACGTCGGCCACGTTGGTCAATGTGGCGGAGGATTTCGAACTCGTCAGCGCCACAATGCGTTACGCCGCGCTGTCCGGCGACGAGATCGACCAGGAGTTGCAGCTGCGGGCCTTCGAAGAGCTGGGCCGTGGCAGCGGCCTCGATCCGGCCAGTACCGCCGGTGTCGGAGAGCTCAGCGAGCTCAGGGAACAGTGCCGCGCGGGCAAGGAGCGGCTTTCGACGGAGATGGCCACCGACATCACCGCGGTGCTCGGCGGGCGCAGTTGCAGCCTGACGTTGACCCAAGACGACCTCGAAGAGCTGATCCAGGATCGGCTCACCGGCTTCATCTATGCCTTCGACGAGATGCTGGTGCGCTACCGCAAGAGCTGGTCGGACCTCGCGGCGGTGGTCACGGTCGGCGGAGGCGCACGCATTCCGCTTGTCACCGAACGGCTTTCGATGCACGGCCGCACGCCGATCCTGACGCCCTCGCAACCGGCCCTGGCCGCGGCGAGCGGGGCGCTGATCCTGGCCTCGCGCGGCTGCGAGCTGGACCTGCGCACGCGGACATCGATAGGGCTGCTCGCCTCGTCCGACGCCGCCGGCGACGTCGTCGACTTGGGCGCCGGCGATGTGCTGGTGATCGATGACGAGGCGCTGACCGATCGCGAATTGGCTTGGTCGCAGACCGAATACCCCGGCGACCTGCGGATGCGGTTCGGAGGGGAAACCTACGACGAAGACGGTCCGGCCGGCTGGTCGATGCGGCTCAACGTCATCGAGCCGCCGCGGGAACGGCGGCCCTGGCTGCGTCTGCGGTTCTCCCAGCTGGTGATCGGCATGTCCGCCGTTGTCGCCATGACGGCGATCGGCGGGGTGGCCTACACGCTGACCGGGATAGAAAACCGCCAGGCACCGCCGGCGCCGTCCGTCGCCCCCCGGCCGGCGCCGCCGGCGAACTCCGTCGCGCCGCGCCCGGCCGCGCCACCGCCGCCCACCGCGGTACCGCCACCGCCCCCGCCGCCCAGCGCGCAACCGATTCCCAGTCCGGCGCCGCCTCCGCCGGAACCACCGCCGTCGCCGCCGCCACCGCCGCCTCCGGTGGTGGTGACCACCGCACCGCCGGCTCCCGTCTACACCCCGAAGCACACGGCGCCGCCCACCACTGCGCCGCCGCAACCGACGGTCACCACCACGGTGCCGCCGCCACCGATGGAAACCACCACACCGCCGCCGCCACCACCGATGGAAACCACCACCACCACGACGGTGCCGATGACGACGGAGTGGATACGCGTTCCGCTGCTGCCGGTCCCGATTCCGGTGCCGGTGCCCCAGAAGCAGGCTCCTGCGACTCCGCAGTACCCGCAGTACCCGCAGTACCCGCAGAACGAATATCCGCAGTACCCGCAGAACGAATATCCGCAATATCCGGGGAACTCGCAGAATCCGTTCCTCGGGCCGGGTTACTAG
- a CDS encoding nuclear transport factor 2 family protein yields MTLDDFADIEAIKQVKYRYLRALDTKRWDDFADTLAEDVIGDYGSSVGEEHHFTNRVDLVNYMRKSLGPAVITEHRVTHPEITVTGDEASGVWYLQDRVIVADFNFMLIGAAFYRDTYRRTDEGWKIAATGYDRTYEATMSLAGLDFKVTPGRALD; encoded by the coding sequence ATGACCCTCGACGACTTCGCCGATATCGAAGCGATCAAGCAAGTCAAATACCGCTATCTGCGCGCGCTGGACACCAAGCGTTGGGACGACTTCGCCGACACGCTGGCCGAGGACGTGATCGGCGACTACGGCTCGTCGGTGGGCGAAGAACACCATTTCACCAACCGGGTCGACCTGGTGAACTACATGCGCAAATCGCTTGGACCGGCGGTGATTACCGAGCACCGGGTGACACACCCGGAGATCACCGTGACCGGCGACGAGGCCTCGGGCGTGTGGTACCTGCAGGACCGGGTCATCGTCGCCGACTTCAACTTCATGCTGATCGGCGCGGCCTTCTACCGCGACACCTACCGGCGCACCGACGAGGGCTGGAAGATCGCCGCCACCGGTTACGACCGGACCTACGAGGCGACAATGTCGTTGGCGGGCCTCGATTTCAAAGTGACGCCCGGCCGGGCGCTGGACTGA
- a CDS encoding TetR/AcrR family transcriptional regulator translates to MSIVAGQTPDRPVGPTRRTTAPRKRGDDTRAKIIDETVRCIVEEGFSAATAKHVAERAGVTWGVIQYHFGDRNGLLMAVVDDGVARLVDSLSSADVSELPLRTRIEVVVDTAWCCYSSPTSMAAFEILRETRGGPDPTSRRHLLEMNAAIGQLGRLITTDPAHAGVAEVIWATLRGVVLAQMLTGTAIDWSLERRALVDMVTRVLQ, encoded by the coding sequence ATGTCCATCGTCGCTGGCCAGACGCCCGATCGCCCGGTTGGCCCCACCCGGCGAACCACCGCGCCCCGCAAGCGCGGCGATGACACCCGGGCGAAAATCATCGACGAGACGGTCCGCTGCATCGTGGAGGAGGGATTCTCCGCCGCCACCGCCAAGCACGTGGCCGAGCGCGCGGGCGTGACCTGGGGGGTCATCCAGTATCACTTCGGGGATCGCAACGGCCTGCTGATGGCCGTGGTGGACGACGGGGTGGCCCGCCTGGTGGACAGCCTGTCGTCGGCCGATGTCAGCGAGCTGCCGCTGCGAACGCGCATCGAGGTCGTCGTCGACACCGCGTGGTGCTGTTACAGCAGCCCGACGTCGATGGCCGCCTTCGAAATCCTGCGCGAGACCCGCGGCGGCCCGGACCCGACCTCGCGGCGCCACCTGCTCGAGATGAACGCCGCGATCGGTCAGCTGGGGCGCTTGATCACCACCGATCCCGCGCATGCCGGTGTGGCCGAGGTCATTTGGGCGACGCTGCGCGGGGTGGTGCTGGCCCAGATGCTCACCGGAACCGCCATCGACTGGAGCCTGGAACGACGCGCCCTCGTCGACATGGTCACCCGTGTGCTGCAATGA
- the stf0 gene encoding trehalose 2-sulfotransferase produces the protein MSGAATSYLVIATQRSGSTLLVESLRATGIAGNPREFFEYLPATGMPPQPREWFAGVEDESILRLLDPLHTGTPDHASPLAWRERIRAAGRTPNGVWGGKLMWNQTPLLIRRAAELPDRSGTGLRSAIRDVIGGEPVYIHVHRPDVVSQAVSFWRAAQTRVWQGHADPERDSRACYHAGAIAHVIENLRRQEDGWRAWFAEEHVTPIDIAYPVLWRNLTTIVATVLEALGLDPTLAPPPMLQRQANSRSDEWVERYRREAPLLGLPS, from the coding sequence GTGTCCGGCGCCGCGACGTCGTATCTGGTGATCGCCACCCAGCGCAGCGGTAGCACACTGCTGGTGGAGTCGCTGCGCGCGACCGGAATCGCCGGCAATCCACGGGAATTCTTCGAGTACCTGCCGGCCACCGGCATGCCACCGCAGCCGCGGGAATGGTTCGCCGGGGTCGAGGACGAGTCGATCCTGCGTCTGCTCGATCCGCTGCATACCGGGACGCCGGACCACGCGTCGCCGCTCGCCTGGCGCGAACGCATCCGCGCCGCCGGTCGCACCCCCAACGGCGTGTGGGGCGGCAAGCTCATGTGGAACCAAACCCCGCTACTGATCCGGCGCGCGGCCGAACTGCCGGACCGCTCCGGGACCGGCCTGCGCTCGGCGATCCGCGATGTGATCGGCGGCGAGCCCGTGTACATCCACGTCCACCGCCCCGACGTGGTGTCCCAGGCGGTGTCCTTCTGGCGTGCCGCGCAAACCCGGGTGTGGCAGGGCCACGCGGACCCCGAACGCGACTCACGCGCCTGCTACCACGCCGGAGCGATCGCGCACGTCATCGAGAACCTGCGACGTCAGGAAGACGGGTGGCGCGCCTGGTTCGCCGAGGAGCACGTCACGCCCATCGACATCGCGTATCCGGTGTTGTGGCGCAACCTGACGACGATCGTTGCCACCGTTCTCGAAGCGCTGGGGCTCGATCCCACGCTGGCGCCACCCCCGATGCTGCAACGGCAGGCCAACAGCCGCTCCGACGAGTGGGTCGAGCGCTATCGCAGGGAGGCGCCGCTGCTGGGGCTACCCAGCTGA